The Chloroflexota bacterium nucleotide sequence TCCCGGCAACGAGCGTTTGCCGGTATCTTCGCCAGGAAACAGTACTATGTCAAGCGGGTGTCGGAGAAACCCGCAGATACGGTGTCAGGCATTTCGCGCCAGCGTGGCTTCGAGTTTTTCATGCTCCCAAGCATTATCTACGCCCACCCACCCGCCACTAACGCAAACCGTTAGGCTCTACGAAATCATAATATAAGAACAAAAATAAAAAGGAGTAGCACAATGTCCCACAAAGATTTCACACCACAGCATCGCGCCATCGGAAAAGCCGCAGCTTGGGCCGTATTCATCCTTGGGATCGTGTACGTTGTTACAACGGTTCTCGGATTTCTCTCCCTCAAGTCGCCTCAAGACCCAATCGGCGATCCGTTCGTCTCCATTATGGAACTGCTCATCATCCCCCTGACACTATTGTATGTCGTTAGCATGGTCGCAGTTCACGCCTACGCACCTGCTGAGGTCAAGGTATATAGTCTTACGGCCCTTTGCTTGATGATCCTACTGGCGGGTATTTCATCTAGTGTCCACTTCGTTGTCCTGACGGTAAGCCGTCAGATTGAAGCTACCGGATTGACTTGGGCTCCTTTGTTCTTTTCGTGGAAGTGGCCATCTGTGGTCTATACGTTAGACATTCTTGCGTGGGACTGGTTCTTTGCTCTCTCAATGCTCTTTGCTGCACCCGTGTTCAAGGGGGGCAGGCTGGAGATAACGGTGCGGATTTTTATGATTATCAGTGGTCTCCTGAGTCTTGTGGGGTTGCTCGGTGTGCCGCTGGCAATCATGAATGTGGAGTATTGGCTTAATGTCCGGAATGTCGGGATTGTTGGCTATGCTTTGGTGTCTCCTTTTGCGTTCCTGCTACTAGGAATAATTTTCGGACATACTCAAGCAGAGCCGAGATAGATCAGACGAAGCCTCAATTGTCCAGTGGGACCTAACACAGCGTGCAGCTGACGGTGGGTACGCGCCGCGTTTTTTGAGCTTTTTCGGTACTTTGGGTTTTCCCGTTTTGGCGGGGAGTCCACGCCCGCCCCAGCGCCAGTAACGCAAACCGTTAGGCAGCACTCAGATTCGTCGGCATCAAACCGCGGCACAACTCCGCGCAAGCAGAATCGAAAAGATATAACCACGATGAGCTCGGATGGTCCATTCCAATTCAAACCCAATCGCATGTTACGGTTAGTGACCCGGCAAACTTGATTTCATTGCGCGCTCTGCGCTCAAAACCCTTGCGAAGGATTCTTCCTCGCAAGGTATTTTTTTTGTTTTGTCGGTAATCGCCGGCTGAGCAGAGACCGCGCGGCAATTTGATAAACGAATGATTCGGTGCTAAACTGCCTACCAGTTTTTTTGGTAGGCATATTTTTTACAAGGATCACACACAATGTCTTCATCACGATCTGAATTTTTCGCGGGGTTCAAGGCGCAACTTCCCTTGATGGTCGGCGTCATTCCATTCGGCTTGATCTATGGCGCGTTGGCAATCCAACTCAATGTGCCCGCGCCGATCGCCCAAGGTATGTCCTCGATCATTTTTGCTGGGTCGGCACAATTCATCGGCGCGCCGTTGGTCGCGGCGGCGACGCCCGGCATCATCATCGTGCTGACCGTGTTCGTCGTCAATTTGCGCCACGCGTTGTACAGCGCATCGGTTGCGCCGTACCTAAAGCCGTTGCATCCGTTGTGGAAAGTCGCCCTCGCGTACTTGCTCACCGACGAAGCGTACGCGATTGCGATCACGCATTACCAAGCCGAGGGCGACGGACGGCACAAACATTGGTTTTTCCTCGGCACTGGATTGGCGCTGTGGTTGTGCTGGCAAGCGAGCACCGCAGTCGGCATTTTCATCGGCGCGCAAGTGCCGAGTAATTGGTCGCTCGATTTCGCACTGCCGCTCACCTTCATCGCGATTGTAATACCGATGCTCAAGAATCGCGCGTACGGGATCGCCGCGTTGGTCGCGGGCGTGGTCGGTGTAGCGACCATCGGTCTACAGTACAAACTCGGATTGATGCTCGCGGCGATCCTGGGTATCACGGTCGGGATGATCGTGGAAGCTGGTCGCTCCGAATCAGAATAGTTCTTGTCCGCGAAGAACACAAAGAGACACGAAATCACTTTCTTGGTGAACTTGTGTCCTGCGTGGATAAAAATTCCGGTTCGGATTGACTCACACGGAGGAATAATGGAACTGTGGCTGATCATTCTTGTCGCGGGAATCGTCACGTACGCGACGCGCCTGTCGTTCATCGCCGCGCACGGACGTGTTGACATGCCGGTGTGGTTTACACGCGGATTGGCGTTTGTGCCGGTCGTCGTTCTCTCCGCGATTATTCTTCCCGAATTGTTGGCACACGGCGGCGCGTTCGATGTATCGCTCGGCAACGCGCGCTTGCTCGCCGGCATTCTTGCCGGCTTGATCGCGTGGCGCACCAAGAATGTGTGGCTGACTATCGCGCTGGGCATGATCGCGTTGTTTGCATTGCAGGCATTCCAGTAGTCAGATAAATTTTCACAACGTAGACCCAATCAGAAACTGGGTCTACAATTTTCAACACCATCGCCAAACGCGATTAGTAGGCGAAAATAGAATCCAGGTTTCTCGAAGAAACCTGGATTCGGGCAAAGCGATTACAATTTTAGGAGAGATAAGGTTATGCCACGGCGTAGTCTTAAACGTTTGTATCAGGACGAGTTTGGGAGTTACAACGTCCAAAAATTCCAACAAGATGTTCTCGCCGGTCTCACCGTCGCCGCGGTCGCGTTGCCGCTGGCACTGGCGTTCGGCGTCGCGTCCGGCGCAAGCGCGCCCGCCGGATTGGTGACCGCTGTCCTGGCAGGTATCGTGATCGGCGCGCTGTCCGGCGCGCCGTATCAAATTAGTGGACCGACCGGCGCGATGAGCGCGGTGCTCATCGTGCTCGTGCAACGATATAATCTTGAAGGCATCTGGATTGCGGGTCTGCTGTCCGGCTTGATCTTGCTCATCATCGGCATTCTGCGCCTGGGTCGCTTTATCGCCTTCATTCCCGCGCCGGTCATCACCGGCTTTACGTCCGGCATCGCGCTCATCATCTTTATCGGACAGATGGATAATTTTCTCGGCGTGAAAACGGCGGCGACCGATTCCGCGCTATCGAAATTGCTCGGATATTTGCGCGGTGGATTTGCGCCCGATTGGCACGCCATCGTCTTCGGCATCGTCGTCGTCGCGACGATGCTGTTCCTGCCGAAAAAATGGGGCGCGCGTTTTCCATCGTCGCTGCTCGGCATCATTCTCGCCACCGGGTTGAACTGGGCATTGAACTGGCGCGTGCAAGAAATCGGCGAGATTCCCCAAACGCTTTTGCTGGCGGAGCACATGAATCCGCTCAGTTTGCCCTGGGACAAACTGCCCGAATTCATCGCGCCGGCAATGACGATTACCGCGCTCGGCGCGATTGAATCGCTGTTGTGCGGCGCGGTC carries:
- a CDS encoding AzlC family ABC transporter permease is translated as MSSSRSEFFAGFKAQLPLMVGVIPFGLIYGALAIQLNVPAPIAQGMSSIIFAGSAQFIGAPLVAAATPGIIIVLTVFVVNLRHALYSASVAPYLKPLHPLWKVALAYLLTDEAYAIAITHYQAEGDGRHKHWFFLGTGLALWLCWQASTAVGIFIGAQVPSNWSLDFALPLTFIAIVIPMLKNRAYGIAALVAGVVGVATIGLQYKLGLMLAAILGITVGMIVEAGRSESE
- a CDS encoding AzlD domain-containing protein, with the translated sequence MELWLIILVAGIVTYATRLSFIAAHGRVDMPVWFTRGLAFVPVVVLSAIILPELLAHGGAFDVSLGNARLLAGILAGLIAWRTKNVWLTIALGMIALFALQAFQ